One window of the Trifolium pratense cultivar HEN17-A07 linkage group LG2, ARS_RC_1.1, whole genome shotgun sequence genome contains the following:
- the LOC123910137 gene encoding late embryogenesis abundant protein 2-like, with translation MDSQQQMSYNAGQAKGQTEEKASTMMDKASNAAQSAKESIQHAGEQAKATAQGAADAVKNATGTNN, from the exons ATGGACTCACAACAACAAATGAGCTACAATGCTGGACAAGCCAAGGGCCAAACCGAG GAAAAGGCAAGTACCATGATGGACAAGGCTAGCAATGCTGCTCAATCTGCAAAAGAATCCATCCAACAT GCTGGAGAGCAAGCAAAGGCTACAGCACAAGGAGCTGCTGATGCTGTGAAGAATGCAACAGGGACAAACAACTAA
- the LOC123911709 gene encoding late embryogenesis abundant protein 2-like, translating to MDSNSASYNAGQAKGQAEEKASGLMDQAKNAAQSAKESLQETGQQLQAKAQESSEAAKDSANKS from the exons ATGGACTCCAACAGCGCAAGCTACAATGCTGGACAGGCCAAGGGCCAAGCAGAG GAAAAGGCTAGCGGTCTGATGGACCAGGCTAAAAATGCTGCTCAGTCTGCCAAAGAATCATTGCAAGAg ACTGGTCAACAATTGCAGGCAAAGGCTCAAGAATCTAGTGAAGCTGCAAAGGATTCAGCAAACAAGAGCTAA
- the LOC123911458 gene encoding stress-induced protein KIN2-like, translated as MDSNSASYNAGQAKGQAQEKASGMMDQAKNAAQSAQESMQETGQQMQAKAQGAVDAVKDSTNKS; from the exons ATGGATTCCAACAGCGCAAGCTACAATGCTGGACAGGCCAAGGGCCAAGCACAG GAAAAAGCCAGCGGTATGATGGACCAGGCTAAAAATGCTGCTCAGTCTGCCCAAGAATCAATGCAAGag ACTGGTCAGCAAATGCAGGCAAAGGCTCAAGGAGCTGTTGATGCTGTGAAGGATTCAACAAACAAGAGCTAA